Within Wyeomyia smithii strain HCP4-BCI-WySm-NY-G18 chromosome 2, ASM2978416v1, whole genome shotgun sequence, the genomic segment CGCTCCGGCAGGGCAGTCACCAGCGATATTGGACCGGACGACGTTTACGACGAGTCAATCAATGGGGTCGGCCTTAAAGCACTATCCACTTGCGTAGTTGAAGATTGGATGCCCTCCTGGAAGAGCGCACCATAGTCTCGGAGGTCATGGTACTGAACAACTGTAAATCGGAACAGGAATCGTTGATAAGTGCTAGTGGATGCACTATTAACGTATGCGTCGAAAATAGACACAAATAGACATtattaagacagataattgagtttgataaatttcccatggaaggtaaccaagttagcttcctcgcaaaaaaatacgTCATTGCGTGCTGCCTTCcgacagttaaccggaacattcgccatggcggacgaaaacatgcgtgtaggcatgttttttaattctttcatCGTCAggtttcgcgacaaaattgttggagtagatcttacgcttcaggcttggccagaaatcctcgatgggacgcaactgggggacgttgggcgggtccgccaacttgggtaccacatcgatattcagcggCTCCATCTCCTTCagcgatcgcttcgagtagttgtccGACGCCAGATATGACCAAAACACCGCGCCTTtagccttatggtatttcttgattaacgacgcaacttccggcaggcccGTTGTTTTCTAAATTTCTTCTTCACGGTAAGTCCGCAGCGAAAGAAGagtaactttgacatccctttctcgctgattgccagccacagcagcacctttttgGAGAACTTGGTATgtaaaataaacttcacctcggtgttCACTATCTTACTGGGGGAgttaaaatacgaagtgccctgccagtcgttgccatccagggtgagacaagtctcgtcatccatcaccaccgccacgtcatgATTTgctgggaaaatcgacttgactatCTTGTTCAGGAGCTGTCGCTGCATTATTGCCTGCAGCTACGAAACTAGTGGACgagactgctgcttcctgacatgtatgtccatgttcgtcaggtactttttcactgtttagcaggttgcaccgacctcctggccgagtgcacgcagcgatgtagccacgtTTCCCTCAGTcatcctcttcagcattctttgaagcttcttgtcgctttcggtcgtcggccgtccggaaccgggctttgattcgcgcacacttctgaacggagtagcttcactgttttcgccatcacggttagagttcgactgctAAAGGTGTCAGTTTTTTTCTGCTGCGtcatgggttaatatgattgatactgcatgcgtagtttcgtcagtgtgtgtgaaggtaaacccggTGGGGTCGAAGGCGTTGTCGCATGCGCGTACCGAACCGTGCCATATGAGGTAATATGAGTCCTGGTTGGCATTATTTCTATCAGCATTATCGTCAAAGCGGACGTAGAGTGATTAGTTCTGAGCCAGGTGACGAGTGATTTCTACGCGTGGACGATAAAGTGGGGGAAAAAAGCCGAAAGAGCCAAAGGTACAGGATCCTGCAGAAGGATTGAACAAGGTTTAAACATACACTTGGCTAACATCGACATTGTAGAGCATGCAAACGAGCAAATCAGGAAACAAGAAATAGAAGCGTCATATGGCATGCGGGTCAACAAAAGCGGCAATTAAGAGTGAAATAAAGGCTAGTGAACTCGTTTGCCTTGGAAGACTGTGTGCTAGTGTCAATATGATCTCGTTGAATGACAGGATAGGATAGTAATGACCAAGACCAATAACGTTATGGTACCCGCCGAGCAATCAACAGCGATTCTAGATCGAATCATAGAGAGATCCTTTCCAGTGTTGACCTCAGATTTTTAGTTCACGTTACAGGCTATGAGGAAGAAGAGGAGCCTTCAGATCATGCAGAAATTCTTGAATGACTGTAAATTTCCAGAGAAATGGAAGTGacatgctgatttttttcaccgAAGGCAGGGATACCACCTGGAAAACCGTCAGTATACAGAACGATCTGTCTGCTCGATACCGCGGCAAGAAGATGAAGACTCAACAGACTGGTAAAGTACACGAAGGATGTAAACGGTCTTAAGAGCAACCACTTCGGCTTCCGGGAAAGTAGACCCACAATGGATTTTATCCTATCTATCACTTAAACAGGAGAGGTAGTACTTCAGCTCAAGTGAAAGCGGTATCTGCTATTGCGCGGTCGTCAGGCTAGATGTTGAGAATGCGTTTAGTAGCatcagttgggactccatagctcACGTGGTTTGGAGTCTCCTTGTACCGGCATCACAGGAAAACTTCTTCCAAAACCGATTGCTAGTTTTCAACACAGAGGAGGTGCGGCAGAAGTGCATCCCAGTAACCGCAGAAGTTCCGCAAGGATCCATTCTAGGCCCAATGTTTTCGTATGTCATGTATGCCGAAGTGTTGAAGGTAATGTTCCCCATAGGGGTTGTGATTGTAGATTTCGGGAATGATATAACCCTAGGTGTCTACGGCGAGTCAATCAAACAGGTTGAGtcaacccgtaaagacccgggacgaaacttttttttgaaaatgctcgttctcagcattggaacggccgatttgggaaaactttaaattttattcaagggaaaTAGTTCCTCTATGCTTTGGTAAAGGTCCCACACCTCTGAACCCCttcccgttttcgtgagacgcaaatttatatttttttaatttcctcgTAAATCATAAGTACTATAACAAGTGGTACGGTACAATCATCGTTCTAAATGATATGTTtcgagcttttatcaaactttactccaAATTTGCCGTAATTTACCCCAAACCGAAAGTAAATTCAATAaactttcaaataaattttaaaactcgTTCGATCtaatttgattgaattttgatgCAGTTAgagaaattttatgaaaatatataaaattgccCCGGGCATTCCAGAGTGAACTTTGACAGTTTCGTGAATCCGCGAAAGAGGGAACGTAAATTTTATCTAGCGTTGTAAGATCAGTATATTTTGATTCGTActttttattcagaatttttaagTGATCAATTCAAGTCCTTTTAACGGTACCGATTAGCTCATATACTTGAGGGTCGCAATATCGTAATGGATGATCATATgatatttttatgtaaatttcaAATATATACTGAACAAATTCTTAGTTTCGATGTTGATGTCCAAAAAACAGCCAATTATAATTGTTGTGTAGAAATGTGATAATTTGTTAATAATTCTATGTTTGTATGCAGTTTTCTCATACAACTTATATCGCCAGCAAATGACAAACGAGACAACCTTATGTACTTCTTGTGTATATCTTGACTTATTAATGAAGCCATTAAATCATTGAATGCATTGAAACTTATAACCGTCGATCGATGAATAATTACCTAAGATCCAATAAATTTTGCTGCCTCGTTTAGCGGTACCCCTACAGTAGTCATTCATTAAAATTGACCAATGTAAAAGTGCTAATTGAATGATTCCAGTGCACTACTGACAATGGTTtagagcaagaaaaaaaaacaataaatccatGTACCAATGATGGCTTCTCATGCCTTTCACAGCAAGGTTGGCCAACATTCCGTTCAAGTACTGGTGCAGGCACGCATGATCGGTGCAGCCACCTTTTTGAAGACGTCGGCCGTCGTTGGTGGTATCGTTTCTATGCGCAAGAATTCGCAACCGGCTTCTGCAAATTTTGTTCCATAATGTTTAATGTTACACACGCACAAGGCGTACCGTGGGGGAGTTTTGATTATTAtgcttatatttttttataaacttcTTAGTGGGTATGCTTTTATGGTTTGGTAAATAGTGCAGCAGGTGGTTACTTTTCTTCGGCATGGAATTTAACTGTGCTCGTAAGCCGGTATAAAAACTGGGACCACCTGGTTTGGCCCTATCAGTTTGTGATTTCTATGTTTCTGGTGCAGTTGGTTTAGTTTCTACGATATGTTTAAAGTGAGTGCTTAAGAAAAATAATACTTTAATTTGAAGATTGAAATATGATACCAattataaatttcaaatgagacaaatgaaaataattttcaaataatcagaATGGCTGTGTAGTGATGAATTCCTGTTTGATACTACTAATAAGATTGCAAACTGTGGTCAATTTATCATCAATTCTAAAGTGAACTTATTTACAGATATTTCTTATTGTCAGTGTGGCTCTGGCAGCCGTATCGGCGCAGTTCTTTGGGGGTGGTGAATCCGGCGGTTTGGGTGAGAGTGGCGGATTTGGCGGTTTCGGTGGTGGCGGTGATGGTGATGAACACAAAGATTACTATGCCTATCCCAAGTATAAATTCGAGTACGGTGTGAAGGATCACAAAACTGGTGATCACAAAAATCATTGGGAGATTCGCGACGGAGATGTAGTGAAGGGCGAATACTCGCTTCACGAACCCGACGGTACGCAACGTGTGGTCGAATATAAATCCGATAAGCATACGGGTTTCGAAGCTCACGTCAAGCGGATCGGCCATGGTGGACACCCACAACTGTACGGTGGCCATCAGGAGGAGAGCATCGGTGGAATCGGCGGCATCGAAGGAGGCTACGAACACGGTGATGCCTTCAGTTACAGCAATGTGCAGCATCATCATCTATGAGATCAACAGATGGATGATGGCTGGTTGAACTGAGAGCCATTACATACTGTAACTATCCGAGACTGAATTTCGCGCTTTTTGCGGACAATTAACTATCGGCTATCAACTGTTCTAGTTTCTAAAACCCCCTCAATAAATGTGATACGAAAAACCCAATTAGACGTAATCAATTTTATCTACATATAAGAAACGTAAGAAAGAATATTCGTATGGTTCGCAGTTTTTACTAAGCGAAAAATATAATAGACGATAATTTTGTATGCTTCGATTTGATACTAGCAGACTATATTTTACTCAAGATGTATTTCGTCACTGCCAATCAGCAGTTCAGACGAGAATCCACAAATTACAACCAAGTACGCTTTCCCTAATTAACTTTGTAGTCAGTGTACTCGTTGAAATGAATCACATTGCGCACTAAATTCTGCTTGTCATAGATTATTCCGCGCGCTAAGGTTAGCAGAGGTGTGTCAAATTACTTTATTCGAAGCCTACCTCACTACCTACCTGTTCTGGCGACCCTTGCCGCATAAGCCTAGTTCGAGTGCTAAATGGTTGCAACTTTTATGGCGTTCTGGTGCCGACTGGACATCCGCGGATGGGCTAACACGGTTGCCGATCAGAGCCGTTGAGCAGTGAAGGGAACTATCAATCAATCGACAGATGGATGATTAATTAAGGAGtgcaataattgaacaattggCACCACGTGCGAGAGAGGGTAAGGGAGAAAGAGAATGAGAGGAGTACTCAAGCTGGTTTACCTTTGTGGCAAAGCGATTTTTCGCGTGCAGATTGGTCCAATAGAATATTATTATTTGCCATCGCGGTCTGGCATGATATTCGAAAAATTTGACGGGTTGGGTAATCTAATTCATTAAGTTGTTATTATAAGTAATTTGTGTTCTTAAATTTGttccaaatttcaaaaatttcggTTAAAAAGCTACAGCTAAGTTTGTGAAATCGttgttgaaaaattacaatCAAGTTTCCAATTATAGTTAACTACAGCATCGTTTGTAgttatttatgaaaattggaGAATATATATATGGAATATATATGCAGAATGCAGAATGCACTTTGCCAACAACTCAACaatttttcttcaatatttaaaacaaaattatatgttACCCTGTAATAGTACTGTCCACTAATCAAGAGCTACTCAGTTGAAATTTaactattttgttgaaaatttgacaAGTATTAGATTCCTGGCGACGAAACTTTGAGTTATAAACAACAAATGAACTGCAAATGTTCCCTCGTTGAGTGAACTGTTTATTCATTCAAAAGAGCTGATTGTACAGCTTTAAAATAAATCTATATATTGCATCTATATATTGCACGATATATGAGTTTCAAGTGatgcaaaaatataatttatggGCAAACACCTGATATTTGGCTTTCGTTGCCGCTGGGTTACAAAACTTTTATTGATGTCAGAATCCATTTTGATTCACTTTTGTTGATAAGGGTTGAAATCAGTCCACTATTCGGGGTTAAACCCCCATACTATAGAGCATAATTCCACCTTAAATTCCAATTCGCTAATATTTTAATTGATTTATTGCCTGTAGATTGGTGTTTCCACCcccaaaggaaaaaaaacttgattaaCCTAAAACTGTATttaagccacaaatggccgacctCGAGccgccacttcgaattttcaaaagcacaagactcggaaatagttaatgcgttccctgtgaaaacgttaTTTTATGTTCGCTTCACCACATCAACCATTTTCACTTTACGAAAGCGATACAGAGACTCATATTTATAACAATATTCATTCCGAAACACAAACAGGTTCTAACAAAAGAAACGAAAAGAGGGCAAAACCGTTGGTCATCTAAGTTTAATACTGGAGCTATCGGCAAAGTTGCCTTTGCCAATACAATGataaatattcttttttttattactttattagagtggctttcagccacaggctggttcgccaccaagAGATAAATATTCAATTCAAGAAGTGTTTTTACTATTGCCAGAGATGACATTtagaaaacctcatgtagttttcgatgagttttctacgtagaatacctctggtagaatacctaaccaaaTACGAGTATTATACGAAAACCTGCAAAAAGATTTTTGTGGTGAATTACATGAAGAATAAACGAAATTtgagtttaaaaatattatttatttttaattgtgatgATTATTTTGTGTAAATTGGGAACGAAATTGACAtttaaaatcgttgcttttaatCTCCATCGATTGAGTTTGTTTTTGATGTCATAAGTTTTCGGAATAGAAATACCccgtttgcaaaatattctagggctttctagccagtacaaacaacaaacccaggtaagtttaattttatcttcaaaactttatataaatttgtaaattaaattaagtagcaattcagaacctaaaaatgagtaattacttaactcaaaactgagaaaTACTGTATCCAAAAAGTAAGTAACAATCACTCTGTTTTTAAAACGCCTTGTTTCTTAATTATACGTGTTTACGGAGTTACTCAGTttatgagttgttccactttttacgaaaatgcgtcaaatcttactcattttagagttatttttccCGTGGGTGTAAATaattcttcctgcaaccgtttaAAGTTGCATGGAATTTTTGGTGAGCTTTCTTATATATGCCAACCATGAaccattgagatgttgggtacgctTTAAATATATgggatttgacagcgatagcatagttctgTATAAATCAGGCCTTAGATGCACCTTTGCTGTTGCACTGATTTTGTATGTGACGCAtattatgcgattttgctttcattagcaTTTTCGGATGACAGCAAATATGttgttcattctgtgccgaacacgcatcagtatcggatgtgtttggtgatcgctccgatagaatataaaacaaaagacgcgcgagcaagtgttggcattgtttgcctggtcgagtgaaggttcaaggtcgcccgcctttgtgcaactgtttcgcatcgtggctgtttgctggtgcgtaagccgatttggctgctaagtgatttgtgctacagcagtggacgagaatctcaacacaaaggaggaaaaagaagaagccaacagttgacagcgagttgtgtcgctgtgctgagtgatcacacacccggctcgctgctggtggctgtttggagctgctgtattggtgctgctggctgtaacggctgcagcttcgaccgttcggacaaccaacgcgatcttacgctgagatgctgaagaagaccgtgaccacttctaccataacatcgaacccctttgatctgttgtcctctgatgaaaccgattctgacgattcaccagcgggaacaacttatgccaatcctggggcgtctagaaagaggaaaaatatttcctctcctaaacttccccgaaaaggtcctaagatttcccaaagtgaaatgaaagttacaaacaaaccaaacagtgctgcggaaaaaccgaagcaaactcctcctgggcttgcaaatttaaagtcccagaaggagttcccagcactgccaggaacatctaaaaccccagttgttccttttgcactcccagttgatgaaacaaactctggattagtgaaattttctgacattgtggactggatttttgaaactttcaatgtacccgatccaattaaaatatttcttacagcattcctcccaacagttagatcatttatgaagcagttgactgcccaatggcccttccttgcagcgattgtatccttcgatgcctaattcatctgcgtatacgaaggattctatctctgtcttacagtggaattgtagaagtattttaccaaaaatggattcatttaaagttataataaatagaaacaaatgcgatgcattttccctttgtgaaacttggcttacttcaaatattgatctcaacttccatgattttaatattattcgccttgatcgagacaccccatatggaggagtacttttagggattaaaaagtattctatttattctattttctattctttatatcgtattaacctcccctcgattccaggcatcaaagttgtcgcatgtcaaatgacaatacaaggtaaagagctttgtattgcctaaatatattcctcccagagcacaggttgggcaacggttgctctttgatttaatagaactact encodes:
- the LOC129721122 gene encoding adult-specific cuticular protein ACP-20-like, giving the protein MFKIFLIVSVALAAVSAQFFGGGESGGLGESGGFGGFGGGGDGDEHKDYYAYPKYKFEYGVKDHKTGDHKNHWEIRDGDVVKGEYSLHEPDGTQRVVEYKSDKHTGFEAHVKRIGHGGHPQLYGGHQEESIGGIGGIEGGYEHGDAFSYSNVQHHHL